GTCCTCGACGACGGCTCCGCGGCGCGGCGGTTCGCGGCTTGACCCCGCGCTGGCCGTCAGCGGGCGACCCACCACCGGGCCACACCCGGGAATCGCGGTGTGGCGCCGATGTCGCGCGGGTTGAGCCCGCGCACGCGCCGGTTCCACGCGTAGTGGCCGTACGGCGCGTACAGCATCGTGTACGGCGTCTGCTCGTGGACCAGCCGGTGGACCTCGTGATACAGCGCTTTGCGTTCGCTGCGGTCGGCGGTCGACCGCGCCTTGTCGAGCAGCTCGTCGACGCGCGGGTCGGAGAACCCGGCGAAGTTCGGGCCGCCGGTGATCTGGCTCGAGTGCAGCAGTTCGTACGGGTCCGGGTCCGGGATCGACGGCAGCCAACCGAACAGCGCCGCGTCGAACTCGAGCAACAGGATGCGGTCGAAGAACGTACGCGAGTCGAGATAGGCGATGTCGAGGTCGACGCCGATGGACGCGAGATCGTGGCGGAAGATCGCGAGCATCTCGTCCATCGTCGGCGTGCGCTCCGACGCGCGAACGATCAGTTCGATCTTGAACCGCTTGCCGTCCTTCGCGCGCAGGCCGGCTTCGTCGAGCATCGTCACCGCAGTCGACAGGTCGAACGGGTAGGGGGCGATGCGCGGGTCCGCGCCGTACATGGTCGGGAAGAACGGACCGGACAGGGGCTGCGCTTGGCCGAGCAGAACATCCTCGATCACCCGCTGGCGGTCGAGGGCGTGCGTGAGTGCGACCCTCACCCGCGGATCGTCGAACGGCTTCCGCAAGCCGTTCCACGCGATGAGGCGGAACCGCGACTCGACCTCCGTTGCCACCTCGAACTTGTCGCGGAACTCCGGCTGGTTGACCTCGCGGACCCATTCGTTGATGTCGGTGATTTCGGCGAAGTCGAGCTTGCCGGCTTTGAGCAGGCCGAGTTGGTCGGTCGCGCGGGGGTTGAGCAGGAACTCGATCGAGTCGATGTTGGGGCGGCCGGCCCAGTAGTCGTCGTTCGCTTCGACCAGAATGCGCTGGCCGGATTCCCAGCGCGCGAACCGGAACGGGCCGGTGCCGACGCCGTGCGGACCGTTCGGATCGCTGGCCTTCGCCACGTCCCCGCCATAGGCGTGCTCCGCGATGATGCCGACCGTCCAGCTGCTGAGCGCCGGGCCGTAGGGTTTCCGGTAGTGCACCACGACGGTGTGCGGGTCCGGCGCCTCGATGGTGTCGATCCGATCCATGTGTGCGCGCCACACCGTCTCCCGCTTGCTGTCGCGGATGACCTTGTGCGTGAAGATGACGTCGGCGGCGGTGAACGGCTCGCCGTCGTGCCACTTGACGCCCTTGCGCAAGTGGAAGGTGAGCGTCTTGCCACCGTCGGTCTGCTCCCACGATTCGGCCAGCCGCGGCGTGAGCTTCATCGCCGCGTCGACGCCGACGAGCCCCTCGAACACCACCGGGGTGATCCGGTCGAACCGAGTGGTGAGCGCGGGGTTGAGGTCGCGCGGCTCGTTCGACGGCAGCACGATGTGGCCGCCGCGCCGGGGCGCATCGCTGGCCGCGGCCGCCGTCACGGTGGCCGCGGCGCCGCCGGCGACGGGCTTGCCACTGGCCGTGTTCGCCGCGTCGTCGGACCGCTTGCCACACCCACTCGCGGCGGTCGCCAAGGCCGCGGCCGCGAGGGCCCATCGAGATCGAGTCGGCTTCATCGCGGGCATCATACACACCCCGGCGCGGCGTGGCCCGACCGGCGGACGCCGGAATGCGCGACGCGCCTGGGCGGTGCGAGCTGCCGAGGCGCGCCGCGCGGGGTCCAGTTGGCCACCGGCCGGCCGATTCGTACGCCGTGGGGACGCCAACGGAGCAGAGCTTGACGGCGCGGGGCCGGCGCGCAGCCGACGCGCACCCGCGAGCGCGGGTCGGCCCGGGCCGCGGCGAGCGCGCCGGGAGGGCAGCGAGGCTGCGCGCGCGCCGACGGCGGCGGCTCGCGGCGGCCGCGACGGCGGCGCTGGCGGCCTGCGCCGGGGGCGGCGGCGCGGCGGAACCGGGCGGCGCGGACGGCGGCCCGGCGGGCCGCACGGTGTCGCTGCCGTTTGCGCACCGCGTCGACGACCGCGGGCACCTGCTCGTGGAGGCGGGGCCGCACTCGTACGTCGCGGAGATCGGACCGTGGGGTACGGTCGTCCCGCCGTTTACCGGCCACGCCGAGGGGGATTGGAAGTCGAACGGGTTCGTCCACATCGTGCCGGACGGCGCGGCGGTCGAACTCGTCGGCGTCGGGGGCGGCAACGGCGACGGCGTGTGCGACCCGGGCGAGGTGTGCGGCGTCGACGCGCCCACCGCGCTGGCCAACGGGGTGTGGTACACGGTCGAGGACGAGGGCGTCACCTTGCGGCGCGTCGAACTCGACCTGCGACCGCGCGACGGCTTCGTGCCCGGTGAGACCGGGTTGTACTCGGTGGCCGTGGAGGTCGGGGGGCTCGTGCTGCATTTCGGCCACGGCGCCGAGTTGTCGCCCTATATCGAGCAGTTGCTCGAGGAGCACGTGCCCGACCAGTGGGCGGACCTGCGCGAACATGGCGGTGCTGTCGACCTGGTCGACCCGATTGACCTGGCGCGCGGCGAGCGGGTCGTGCGCGCGCAAGTGTCGTATATGAGCGAGGTCGAGCAAAGCGGGCGCACGCTGTATCACGCGGTGAGCGTGATCGAGTGGATGCTGTTTCCGGACGACCTGGACTTCGACTACCAGAGCCCGAATCCGTGGCCGTGCATGTTTCAGTTCGTCTCGGCCGCCGATCGCGACGCGCTGCAGACGGCGTTGACCCGGTCGATCCTCGACCCGATCCCGTCGGGTCGGTTTTCGCCGGTCACGTACCCCCAAGTGACGCCGTTTCTGGCGACGGCCGCCCAGCTGTGTGCGACCGACGCGTACGTGCCCGGCGGCCGGTTCGACCGCCTGCGGCTCGCCGGCAGCAACACGTGGATCGACAACCCGACCACCCCGTTTCGCGCCGACGTGTTCTCGGTCTACGACATCCGCCGGGGCGAGGTGTTCGACGCGCTCGCATCGGACATCGACCCGTCGGCCGAGCTGATGCTGTTCCGCGAGCTGGCGCTGCGGGCCGAGCGCGGAGCCGGCGTCGCGCTGTCGGAGGGCGGGGTCGTCACCGGCGTGAGGTCGGTCGGCGGCGAGGTGCTCGGCCTCGACGTCGCATCCGACACGCCCGCGTCCTCGTCGTTCGTCGTCCGAATTCGATGGGCGTACGGCGACGGGGCCGACGCGCTGCTCGGGCGCTACTGGCCGGTGCGCTACCGGTTGTTGGCCGACCGCGTGGCGGTGCATTGGGGCGCGGCCGCGCCCGACCGGGCGTCGGCGGTCGTCCCGCCGGAGATCGGCGACGACCCGCGCTGCGACGGCGCGCCCGTCGTCTGCTACGACCACGACGTCACCTACGGACTGTACGGTCGCTAGCTGGCGGTTGCGCGTAGCCACCGGCTGCGGTCGCGATCTGCGACCGCCGCTGCGCGCAACAGCCCTCAGCGGGCCCGCGGCTCGCGCAAGTCGACGACGCGCAACGCGGGGTCGGCGTCGATGTCGGCCGCGCGATAGCGCACGGGCCGCCACGGGTTGGCCGTGCCCCACCGCGCGGTCTGGTCCGCGAAGTGCGGCGATCGCGGGTCCGACGAGTTCGAATAGGTGAGCACCGCTTCGGCGCGCGGTCCATCGTCGTCGAACCCGACGACGAGCAGAAAGCTGGTGCCGTAGTCGACCGCGTAGCCGTCGCGGGTCAGGCCGGTCGCCGGGTTGATCGGCGGCTCGGGCCTCGTCGTGGCGCGCGGCAACGCGCTGTCGTGGCGCTTGCGGTAGGCGACGGGGTTGACCGAGCCTTCGCGCGCGAGGCTTCCGGGGACCGGGTATCGCGTGCCCGCCTTGACGGTGTACTGCACCGCGCCCAGCGGCGTGTCGTACGGATCGATGCCTGCCGCGCGCAGGCGGTCGACGGCGCGCGCGATCGCGTCCACGACCGGGTCCGGTCCGCGCGCCGGCGCGGGGGCGAGCCCGCGCGGCGTGCCGATCGGGTCGCGCGGATCGAACGGCACCGCCCACGGGTCGTCGCCGAGCTCCGCCCACAGCTCGCGCCACAGCACGGCGCCGACCGAGTCGACCGAGAACCGGCCGTCCCACGCCGCGAGCGTGTCACACGCGCGCGCGATGCGCGGGCCGCCGCGGCGGCAGCGCGCCACCACCGGCTCCCGCAGCAGCACGGCCGACAGGGCGCGATTGTCGACGATCTGTCGCTTCGCGGCGTCGATCGTGAACCGCTCGACCTCCGCGACGAGCAGGTGGTTCATGCGCGTGCGCAGGCTCGCCGGCTCGCCGGTCGGCCCGTACAGCGGTGAAAACCCGGTCAGTGGCGCGGATGCGTTGGTGAGCCAGTACGAGTCGTTCGCGTTGAGCACGTAGTCGCGCCGGCGCAGCTGCGGGGCGTGCGCCAACGGGATCGAAAACGGCCGGGCGGGGTTGCGGTTCGCGAGCGCGAACACGGACAGCGCGCCGTCGGCGGCGACCACGCCGAGATCGTAGGCGGCGCGCACCTCGGGGACGGTGCGCAGCGCGAGCGCCCAGGCCGCGGCGCCGGCCGGCGTGAAGTCCGGAACGGCCGAGCCGTCGCCGTACCAGACGTTGCCGTCTCGGTCGGCCGCGATCGTGTTGACGAACGGAGTGCCCTGGTAGTCGGCGATCGCGCGGCGCACGCCGTCGACGCCGGTGGCGCGCGCGATGGCCAGGTACTGGTCGAATGGTTGGTTGGGCAACGAAACGTCGCGCAGGGCGAACGCCTGGCCGCCGGTCCACGGCAGACGCTCGCTTTCGACCACCGGCCCGAACACGGTCGTGTAGCTGGTGTGCGTGCGGCGCTCGATCCGGCCGTCCGGGAGGCGTACGTCGACCGCCACCTGCCGCGCGGTCATGTCGTGCCAGCGATCGCCGATCCGGTAGCGCGTCGGCCGGTCCGGATCGAGCGTGAGCCGGTACAGCACGACCCGTCGCGACGCCGAGAACGTGTGCGTCCACGCGACGCGGTCGGTGAAGCCGATGCTCACGAGCGGCACGCCGAGCAGGTTGGCGCCGTAGACGTCGAAGTCGCCGCGCACCGTGACGTGCGATTCGTAAAATCGCAGCGGCCCGTCCCACGGAAAGTGCGGGTTGGCGACCAACAGACCGCGCCCGTTGGCCGTGCGCTCCGCGCCGAACGCCCAGCCGTTGGACGCCGGCGGGGTCGCCCGCGCGATGTCGCCGAGAAAGTAGCCGGCGCTGCCGAGCATACCGACGGACACGACGTAGGCGGCGAGATCGTCCTCGGCGATCGGCCGGACCCACGGCGCACGGGCGCACGCCGGCGGCAGGCCGTCGGCCGGCGTGTCGCGGAGGAACCGGTTGTATCCGTCGGCGAAGCCGCGCAGGAGCGCGCGCGCGTCGGCCGACGCGCTGGCCAGGGCGCGCCGCGCGATGCCCATGACGTCGAGCGACCGGATCGCGACGTCGCCGTCGACGTAGGCGTTGTCGGGGCCCGGGCCGAAGAACCGCGCGCGCTCGCCGCGCACCTTGACGATCTGCTCCGCGAACGCGCACACGTGCAAGGACGCGAACGCGTAACCCTGACCGTAGCCGGCGCTCGCGAGGTCGTCGGCGACGACGTGCGGCACGCCGTCGCCGGTCCATCGCACGGTGGCCCGGTATTCGGCGGCGGGTGCGGCCGGAGCCGCCGCTGGCGGCGCGTTCGGCGCAGGGCTGCCGCACGCGGCGACCGCGATGGACAGCGCCGCGCGCGCGGCGAGTCGGCGGCGCGGCGTGCGCCGTGGCGATCGATGGTATGAGGAGTTCATGTCCGCCTTGCAGCGCTATCACGAGTTGGCGGCGAAGGTCGACGCGTTCTTCGCGCGCGTGGCGGCGCGGCACGGCGAGGCGCTGCGCTGCGCGGCCGGCTGCGACCAGTGCTGCCGCGTGCGACTCACCGTCACCGGCGTCGAGGCGGACGCCATCCGCGCCGGGCTCGCGACGCTGCCGCCCGGCGAGCGCGGCGCCGTCGCCGCGGCCGCAGCCGCCGCGCCGGCGGATCGCTGTGCCGCGCTCGCGCCCGACGGCCGGTGCCGCATCTACCCGTGGCGGCCGCTGGTGTGCCGGTCGCAGGGCGTGCCGGTGCGGTTGGCCGACGGCCGCGGCCTGCCGGTCGTGACCGCGTGCGAGCTGAACTTCGACGGCGGCGGCGGGCTCGGCGCGGTCGACGCCGGGGACGTGCTCGACCAGCAGACCTTGTCGACCGTGTTGGCGGCCGTCGACGCCGCGCGCGCCGCCGAGGTCGGCCGGCCCGCCGGCGCCCGCGTCGACCTCGCCGCGGTCCTCGCCGGCGCCGGCTGACGCGGGGCGGGTCGCTGCGCGGCACTACCAGGCCGCCTGCGCCTGGACCTTGAACACGTTCGCGTCCGGTTCGCTCTCGAGCGGCACCTGGCCGGGGCGCAGCGCGATCTTGTCGCCGTACCAGTAGTGCGTGTACTGGACGAACAGCTCGCCCCAGTCGGCCAGCGGGAAGGCCAGCTTGGGCGACAGGGCACGGAAGCTGTTGGCGGCGTCGTGGAAGTCGAGGATCACGCGGTCGTAGCGCAGCGACGCGCGCACGTGCGGGCCGAGCGCGTAGCTCGGTTCGGCGCCCCACTTGACGTACAGGCGGCGGTCCTTGTTGGCGAGCGGGTCGTCCGGCACGACCTGCTCGCTGCGCACCCACGTCGTCATGCCGAACAGGCGCGCCGACACCGGCCCCGCGATGCGCACGGGCGCGTCGACGGCGAACGTCGTGAGCGAGCCGGTGCCGTCGCCGCTGTCGGCGGTGCCCAGGAAGTTCTCCGCCAGCCCGCGGCCGCCGGTCGAGTGCAGCAGCTCGAGCGCCGGCGCGAGAAACAGCACGCGTTCGGCGTCGTAGTAGGCCGCGCCGGCGTACGCCCAGCCGCGGTCGCCGGGCAGGTCGACGCGCACGTCGGCGCCCACGACCCACAGCGTGCCGTCCTCGATCGGCGACAGCTGGCGCTTGTCGCGGGTCCAGGTCCGCAGCAGGTAGCCGCTCACCAGCGCGCGCCCGATCCGGTAGCCGCCGGCGACGTGCGCGACCGGCGTGAGCCCCTGGTTCTGTTGCAAGCGCTCGCGGTGCGCTCCCGCGCCGGCCTGGACGTAGCCGCCGTCGCCGAGGTCCCAGCGCAGCTTGAACCCGCCCTGGTGCGTGCGCCCGAACAGATACGTGTCGTACGGTTCGAGATAGCCGAACCGATCCCAGAACACCCCGAGTTCGACCGACAGCGGCGCCTGGCCGAGAAAGCGGTCCGCGGCGACCGACGCCTGCGCGATACCGAGCTGGT
This Deltaproteobacteria bacterium DNA region includes the following protein-coding sequences:
- a CDS encoding acylase, whose translation is MNSSYHRSPRRTPRRRLAARAALSIAVAACGSPAPNAPPAAAPAAPAAEYRATVRWTGDGVPHVVADDLASAGYGQGYAFASLHVCAFAEQIVKVRGERARFFGPGPDNAYVDGDVAIRSLDVMGIARRALASASADARALLRGFADGYNRFLRDTPADGLPPACARAPWVRPIAEDDLAAYVVSVGMLGSAGYFLGDIARATPPASNGWAFGAERTANGRGLLVANPHFPWDGPLRFYESHVTVRGDFDVYGANLLGVPLVSIGFTDRVAWTHTFSASRRVVLYRLTLDPDRPTRYRIGDRWHDMTARQVAVDVRLPDGRIERRTHTSYTTVFGPVVESERLPWTGGQAFALRDVSLPNQPFDQYLAIARATGVDGVRRAIADYQGTPFVNTIAADRDGNVWYGDGSAVPDFTPAGAAAWALALRTVPEVRAAYDLGVVAADGALSVFALANRNPARPFSIPLAHAPQLRRRDYVLNANDSYWLTNASAPLTGFSPLYGPTGEPASLRTRMNHLLVAEVERFTIDAAKRQIVDNRALSAVLLREPVVARCRRGGPRIARACDTLAAWDGRFSVDSVGAVLWRELWAELGDDPWAVPFDPRDPIGTPRGLAPAPARGPDPVVDAIARAVDRLRAAGIDPYDTPLGAVQYTVKAGTRYPVPGSLAREGSVNPVAYRKRHDSALPRATTRPEPPINPATGLTRDGYAVDYGTSFLLVVGFDDDGPRAEAVLTYSNSSDPRSPHFADQTARWGTANPWRPVRYRAADIDADPALRVVDLREPRAR
- a CDS encoding YkgJ family cysteine cluster protein, translating into MSALQRYHELAAKVDAFFARVAARHGEALRCAAGCDQCCRVRLTVTGVEADAIRAGLATLPPGERGAVAAAAAAAPADRCAALAPDGRCRIYPWRPLVCRSQGVPVRLADGRGLPVVTACELNFDGGGGLGAVDAGDVLDQQTLSTVLAAVDAARAAEVGRPAGARVDLAAVLAGAG